A part of Plasmodium sp. gorilla clade G2 genome assembly, chromosome: 8 genomic DNA contains:
- a CDS encoding von Willebrand factor A domain-related protein, translating to MKSLRAIFCLGMISACMFVGTYGRMNVVSHNSMKKVGEEGNDEKIISCVVEYVIKGDLSIDDGDFCDSNSICSNNPGLCDNGQVVVPGDYCSNYYDITLVVEESSFVQKDYWLKGTIPFLESMVINSNVSKDKAHMSVILFAGKQRVFVPFTDESSQDKNMLLEKINSIDEGIATSSDTLYVNALKYAIENVIFGDGTRKDAPKVAVLFYYGFDYGANKNMIPDVVQSYKEQNVKLIIVGIALGIRDNAYLLADCSIGDENCVNVVFKPWDFVIPAAADVDQKICDKNES from the coding sequence ACATATGGTAGAATGAACGTAGTGTCTCATAACTCTATGAAAAAGGTTGGAGAAGAAGGTAATGACGAAAAGATTATATCATGTGTTGTGGAATATGTCATAAAGGGAGACTTAAGTATTGATGATGGTGATTTTTGTGATAGTAATTCGATTTGTTCAAATAATCCTGGTTTATGTGATAATGGACAAGTAGTAGTACCAGGAGATTATTGtagtaattattatgatataacATTAGTTGTTGAAGAATCAAGTTTTGTTCAGAAGGATTATTGGTTAAAAGGAACTATACCATTTTTAGAATCTATGGTCATTAACTCGAATGTAAGTAAGGATAAGGCTCATATGTCAGTTATCCTTTTTGCAGGTAAGCAAAGAGTATTTGTTCCATTTACTGATGAAAGTAGTCAAGACAAAAATATGTTACTTGAGAAAATTAATTCAATAGATGAAGGTATAGCGACAAGCTCTGATACTTTATATGTTAATGCTTTAAAGTATGCTATAGAAAATGTGATATTTGGAGATGGCACTCGAAAGGATGCTCCTAAAGTTgctgtattattttattatggaTTTGATTATGGagctaataaaaatatgataccAGATGTTGTACAATCATATAAAGAACAAAATGTTAAACTAATAATTGTTGGTATAGCTTTAGGAATTAGAGATAATGCATATTTACTTGCTGACTGTTCTATTGGGGATGAAAATTGTGTAAATGTGGTATTTAAACCTTGGGATTTTGTTATACCTGCCGCAGCAGATGTAGATCAAAAAATATGTGATAAGAATGAATCATAa